A region of the Drosophila subobscura isolate 14011-0131.10 chromosome J, UCBerk_Dsub_1.0, whole genome shotgun sequence genome:
gcaacagctgctgcaaccGCCTCCGTCAGGTCCACAGCTGCCCTACGCCTCGATATTGATGGGCAATGTGGGCGATCAGTTTGGTGACATCAATCGCTGGAGTTTGGACAGCAAAATTGCCGCTCTGAAGACGCGGCGATCCAATAGCTTGACCACTCAAACAATCTCCAGCTGTTCATCGTCATCCAACTCCTCGGTGATCACTGTCAACGACAACTGCTCCAATTCCACGGAGAAtctggcacagtttgccaacAAACCGAGGAGTTTCTCCCTCTCCATTGAGCATCAGCGCGGAGCTATGGCCAACAGTGGCTCGGATACGCGGCTGGATGAGTTCAAGCCCGGTTACATCAAGTTCCAGACGCGCAATGTCGGCATGTCGGGCATAGGCCTCTGGCTGAAGTCCCTGCGGCTGCACAAGTACATTGAGCTGTTCAAGAATATGACCTACGAGGAGATGCTGATGATTACTGAGGATTTCCTCCAGAGCGTGGGCGTGACCAAGGGTGCCTCCCACAAGCTGGCCCTCTGCATTGACAAGCTGAAGGAGCGCGCGCACATTCTCAGCagggtggagcaggagctgcacaCCGGACAGATGAAGCTCAGTGCGGCTGTCGAGGAGCTCACACACATTGTGCTGACGCCGATGAAGCCCGTAGAGGCCATGGGGCCACCGGAGGAGAACATTGGCCATCGTTTCCTCAAGGTCATCGACTTGGTCAGCAATGCCGTGCAGGCGGATCCCTACTGTATCCAGGACGATGAGACAATGGGTGTGTTCATGTGGATTCTGGATCGCTCTATTCATAACGAGGCATTCATGAACCATGCCAACCAACTCAAGGAACTCAAGTTTAAGCTGTCCAAGCTGAAAATCTCAATGGTCTCGAAGATGCACCATGTGAAGACTGCCGGCGTACCCACTGGCGGCAACATCAACAAACCCAGGTGCGTCTCATTCTTTGCTTTGAATTATTTCCAGTTTTGttattgatttatgtttgtaGATGGAATGGCAAGAGTCGCAAGTGTGATACAAAGAATGGCAGCAACGATAGGATTAACAATCGCAAGAACTCCAACGACATGTTGAATTTCTCGCTGAACTGCCTGCAGCATCCACTGCcgcatcaccagcagcagcaacagccaccgccaccgccgctccAGCAATTCGACTACAACGGCTACGCCGGTCCGTCGCATCAGCCACAGTATAAGAGCTCTTCGTATCCCAGCTTCATGAACaatcctcagcagcagcagcagcagcagcagccactcaaGTCGCATCACCATGcccagcaaatgcagcagatgctgcagcagcacaaccatTTCCCTGCCTTGCCACAGCAGGCGGCACAGCAGACGCATCGTCGCTCGCTGAACAACCTAATTTTGGTGACTGGTgggccacagcagccgcagcaaatGATCTTCAAGCCGGGCCAGGGGGTGCtcaccaacaacaatggctCCAACGACAGCCTGGTCATGGATTCAAGAAgtcagcagccacagcagcagccacgcaaGCCCAGCCTTAACGGCCTCACCGGGAATGGGAGTGTAAATGGAGGAGTGTCCAGTTCGGAGCAGCATCCAAAGAAGACCATGGCCGCCGTGGTGATGGTTAGTAGTAGTCAGAATCAGGAGTCGCAACAGAGCGAACAGCAGCATACGCCGCAAATTctaatcaacaacaacaataacaacataCTGAACAACAATTTGATcaaccagcaacagctgcagttgctggcggctgctgccgctgcagtcggcagtggcagctgcctaTGCCCAGGtcctggtggtggtggtggcaatAGTGGGGCCTGCAGCAACAATCTCTGCTTGCagagcagcaagaacaacaatcaCACTGCAGATCATTGCCTGTCCCAGCCGCAGCGACAGTTAATCAGCCTGAGCATGGCACCGCACGAATACAAAATGAACGACTTCAAGAGCCTGGAACAGCTCGAGACGTTGTGCCGCCAAATGACTGAACAGGCAATGAACTGAGCCTCTGGGATGATTTAGTGGAActttgtggctgccagcagtttttttgtgttcacTGCGTTTTGAAGATTGATTTCATAAAACGAACATGAATGTGTTTTTATATCTAGTTCTGTAAGAGATTCGCCTATATGTTTTGTGTCGCGTCGCGTCTAATTGTAATGCTCGTTGTTCCCCCACAATCCCCCGCCCAGCAGCCCATGCAAACGTTTTGTAATCGTTTTTAGTTAGTAAGCTCTGATAGTTTGTTTAAATGTTAAGTTTATAATTGTGTGCCAGGGCTCCTCTGTGTGTCGTGTCTGGCCCGCTGGCGGTGCCCGGAGCCTCCGCTTTCCGCAGACCAACGGCTGGCCGTTTGGAACTGTGACAAGAGCTCTAGCTGCTTTCGCGCCTGCCCCCCGCCCCAAATGAACGAATTCCCCTAACGAAGCCTGCGCCTGTGCCCGGGCTCGgccagctggctggctggcagcagagATGCCCCTTGGGCGGCCAATGTTATTAATGTATAAGTTTTGTAAATGTTGTCGCCATTTGTAGTTCAACTAACACGCCACGTCCcaacctcacacacacacaacacacactcacacacacacactatatCACATAAATCACTTCTCTCTATGTAGGAAAATTTGGCCAAATTTGATCAACATTTTACGCTATTCTAAGCAAgacaagcacacaaacacgaCCCAAAACACACGTCgccaaacaaagcaaaacaaattagaTCCACAGATCCGATCCCCGATCCCCCCCAAAGAAGACGACGAAAGAAATGGTTTATCTAgtaaaaatttacataatgAACTCTGCATCGTGACCATGAGACTGACTAAGATTACTTTTTCGCAACTATAAACACTAGAAaggaagaaggaggaggaggaaggagaGCTGGATATGGAGGAGAGGGACTGAGTAATTGAGAATTGTTTGAGCGAATCAAAACCACGTGGCTTGCTGAATGAAGTAGAACTCCCATAAATAACGGATGTgtttatctacatatacacatgcacataatttattttaaatttaaaggaACATAATTGCTGAACACCGAAAACtacaaacaaagccaaaagcaaaccaatCTTCGAATAGGTTTCGAAATGTTTcaatgttttgtgtttgtaaGTTGGTGAATCGATCGGAACTAcatattgtattttgtattaagTAAGGCGTAAACTATCATCCCAAACCCCTCACCATGTACCGTCGGACAACGTGTTGCACATGCAGCCAGACGAACGTGCATGAGATCATTGTCATTAATGTCTCCATTGATTCTATACCTGTAACTCTACGATTAATGCTTATGTTTCGCTTTAgtcaattgtttatttgtaaaCATGGCAAGCCAATCCAATCGATCGATTTGTTatgttttagttgttttttttagatatttgTACACACGAGTATATATTTACTACGTCTGTAGATCGCATCCTAAGCTTAAGACGGGCCAGAGCTGAAAACGATAaggcagccaaaaaagaaTACCCTAAGAATACGTAGGACCGCGTAGcctaattttattttaatgtaaacaaaaagcTGAACAAACTGTAAGCATGGAAATTGTATTGTTTCCGCATTATCATTATTTGTCCATAGTTCCAAATACCCATttgtaaattgcaaaatgcttttatttataaaacaaacaacaaataaacgaaatatTGTACGGCCAGACGGAATGATAAgccgaaataaatgtaaatgtatattGCAAACTAGCGAAAATAGAGAGTTCAAAGTTATCCGCAAAACTATTGTAAAAGTTCAAGTTAAAGATTGTCAAGTGgctgccaccaccagcagtTGGATGTGTAGGAAGCGGAGTGGAGGCAGGTGGCATGGCATGTGTTGAATGTTTGCCgaaatatagagagagagaagggccTGCAGCTTATCAAATGCGAGCCCCAAAACCAAGCGTGTACCTACcctacacatatacacacatacaatacctaccatatatttattttaaataaattatttcgaGAATTAAAAGCGCTCTCACTGTTTATTGGATTCCCTAACAACCTAACAACGCAGGTTGCCATGCGTTTGGCCTCCCAGTTGTTTGGGCGTTAAACAAACTGTCGACACGTCTGGGATCCTTCATATCGAAGCTagctctcacacgaaaacgttcagcaattttccataatttgtTCCAAGCAAAATTTTCTAGATTTACAGAATGAGCCGACATCGCTATAATAATGTGCAGCTTAAGGCGCTGCCGGGTGCCTTgaaggtggagcagcaagagcagcaggaggatggcGCACAAGGCAGCACAGAGAAGTTGCCCCTGTGGCCAAGTGAGCGCATTCCACCGGGCGGTGCTGGAGCCTTTCACTCTACCAAGGTCAAGTACAGCAAGGAGACCTCTGAATTGATTCGTCGTAAGTGCCATCAGACGCGTATGCCACCAGTGCGGTTCTAtcagtttcgtttcgtgtgcCCTTAGTGCTCGTCAAGGAGTCCAAGATGTCCATATTGATGCGTAAGCAAATCGATGAGAGTCTGCGCAATGGGGAGCCATTGCCGCTGCCCAAGCCGCCACGTCCCAACACCAACAATGACCCGGACAAGGAGACGTTGGCCATTCTCGATCGTGCTCGCAATGCCAAGCGCAAGAATCTACGACAGATTGAGGCCAGTGGTGCCTACAACATGAGCTACTACCGCCCACCCACAGATAATCGCATGGCCGGGGAGAAGGCCAAGTCCCAGCTGCAGTTTACCATGGCTGGAACACATCTGGCCGATCCGTCCGTGAAACCACTGCGACGTCCGCGTGAGGAGCAACTCGTAACAGAGGAGGACATCATCAACGAACGTATGTGCAGCATGGCTTCCCCTTGGGATTTGTAATTCATTCCATTCTTTCGCAGTCTTGGATCAGATCAACGAGCGCGCCATGTGGCTGACCGAAATGGAATCGCTGGGCCAAGGCAAGAAGTATCGCCAGGAGATTCGCGATCAGATATCCGAGCGCTTGCATCGCATCCAGGCCTTGGAGTCGAAGATTAAGATGAAGTCTACCGGTGGCTATCGCTTCGTCGACTAAATGTGTTGATCTGTTACATAATCTATGTGTTAAATGTTgcttataatataaatataattaaccAATTCAATAAATGCCAAGATATGTTCATCGTCCAAGTtccaaatttaaaattttgttgCGATTTTCAGTTAACATTTGATTAATAGTAGCTTTATTCAACCTTTTAGCATTTGTGTAATTTCGATATCGTTAAAATTTCATTCGATCTGGCACATAtttaatacacacacatttttaacAATGTAAGAAGCCCGAAAACAATAAAGAATTCTCCTGCATGGGATTATTGGCAAAATGAGTATAAAGTACGAGAtgttaaaaattcataaatttaattaaaaatatcgAATAAGTTACTGAAGTATAagtatatatgcatatatagaatatacggctatatatatatatatctgttCCTACGCTCTACCTGTTGTGGTTGTTCCTGTTTATGCATGCATCTATCTGCTAGTTCAAAGTGTAATACTCCATTCAAAAATAGATATTTGTGACCCTCTGCTTGTGCTCAACCATAGATGCCATGCGACCCTTGCGATTCGCTCAACACGATGGCATGTGGCTGCGGAATTCGCTGGCTGCCTCTGCGAAGCGATTGCGTATCAAGTAGCCGCTAATTACCTCGGCAACCTCGTGTGGACGGTCCTCGTGCACGGCATGTCCGCAGCGTGCCAAGACTTGCATTTGGAAGCGACCCTGCATTTGGCCGACGGTCAGTGTTCGATCCAATCCATCTATGCTGGCCAAGAGAAGTTGCTTGGGCAATCGAAGGTTGAGAAACTTGTCGCTCAGGCCCGAGAACCAGCCCACCCAGTACTTCTCCGACTTTGAGAGATCGATGCGCCAGGTGTAACTGAAGGGAAAGGAGTgttatctgtgtgtatgtgtacatagGGTATAAAAAGCTTACTTTCTGGCAGCTTCAGTCGCCTCCTTGGTCGTGACGGGTTTCTTAAAGTCGGTGCCGGCTGCTAAACCTTCAGCGCTACCTTCCTCGCCATCGCCTGGTGGCGAAACTTCTTCATCTTCGGAAATGCTGAACGGATTGGGAAACATGCTGTTATGATGCGCCTCCTCCAGCACGTCATCGGGTAATGGCAGGTCATTCGTTGCCAGCTGATTCGTTGTACAGCTGCAAGTGGGCGAGGCGGTCAGAGATGTTCGCAAAATATGACTATGCAGCGCACTCACTTGATTATCTGTCCGGGCATTGAGACTTTGGCACTGTCGACATTGCGCACCTGTCCGCTCCGTATGCACCATTCGATGGCATTGGGAATACTCTGGAAATACTTTGGACGCGAGCGAAGGAAGCTTTGCATGCTGGCCAACGCCTCCATGGCCGTTCCCTCAACAACATCGATGACGGTGATGCCGATTAGGTTGGGCACCAATGACATGGAAGCAAAATGGACTGCAATAGCGCCTCCCATGGAGTGGCCGACCAAAAAGAGTTGCGGCACCTCCTCTGGATACAGTTTAAGTATCAAATCGCCAATGTCCCTAGGggcaaaaaaatcaatacacTCGAACACTGGACTTGCGTCAAGGACAACTCACTTTGAAATCGTATCTGCCGAGAGGTCATCCTCGTCGTCCACCTTGCTGTCCCCGTGGCCTCTCAGGTCAAtgcacaggcactggcagtgTATCATACTCGTCACCTCggactgcaaattaaatgaataatataattataatctTATAATCTCGCAGACACGCAAGCCAAACGCCAAGGCAAAACAGCTGCGGAATACATACACAAAAGTGCGCCCAGGTGAGTGCCGAGTAGCCACCGCCATGTAGTAGCAACAGAACTGGTCCCGGCTTCTCGGGCTTCTTGGTGCGATAGACACGAAAAGTTCGCTGCTCATCCACCGTGACATCCTCCTTTTCGGCAAAGAACTCGTTCCACATGCCCGGCTTGTAGTCACGTATGCGCGACTTCTTGAAGGAGTCTCTGTAATTAACCAATTTGGGTATTAATTGGATGCTTGCCATTCCacttcctccctccctccatcccacacagctgcagcatccTAGCAAAAACTTACGCTCTACCAATGCGCCCGCTCGGTATGGTGGGTGGCAACTTGCCCTTGAGCATGGTTCGCTGTAAGCTCGACATTGCGCTCGATTGTCTCCGCAGTGAAAAGCAACAATTGGGTGTGTTTTGCCTCAAGTACAGGActttgtttgcacttttgttGCTTGTAAATCCGTTTtcaaaataagtaaatatatcTATCTTGTCGCCATTTATTTCGCGGTTATCGATAAGTtataccgcctgaccctcagaaatataccgcaacagaatttttaattttgggaatataccgaaaatcattaaattaaaattactaaaaaaataatataattaagGCCGCTACTATTTAAATATCTTGTTTTCGGCATCGATTAGGGCACGAATCCCATCGTACATCTCCTTGACGGCCTCGTACTCAGTTAGGCCCACCCGACGCTTGTTTGAGATGTCATAGACACCGCCCTCGACCTTGGTGTGCTCGCCGCGGGTGCCGCGCCTTTGCAGATTGTATTTATCCATCAGCTTCCAAAACTCCTTCGGATTGTCCGACAGATTGGGCAGCTTGATGTGCACAGATGCGCGTATCGTTGAGCCCAGATTAGTGGGGCAGAAGGTCAGATAGCCCAGACGCTCGTCACGGCTAAAGTCGAGGTGCTTTTCCAAGACCTCCACGCCGCCGATCATGCGTTCGTACACCTTGCCGATGTCCCCGCCCTTCTCCATTGAAATGATGCGGAGGTGGTCCTCTTCGTTAACCCACACCACGAAATTGCGGTCCTCGTTGAAGTAGATGCCGCGTGCAGCGGGCCAAAAGCGCTTGGCACCAGACGTCTTCAGGAAACGGTCGCAATCCCGGAACAAGAAGTGCTGGTCAATGAGCTTCTGTTGCACGGACTTTTCGATGCCGCTGAGCGGGAGGTAGCTGCCTTTATAAGAGCCGCTCATCGTGTTCAAGGCACCGGATATCATGGACTCCAGCTCCGCAAATGCGCTCTCGCTCAGGCAGGAGATGAAGGGAAAGTTCTTCACGGATCGTCCGCAGCGGACACGCGTGGACAGAATGTACTTGTTGTCGGGATCAAGATTGGCGAAATCATTGCACTTGCCGAAGCAACACTCGGGGTGCTTGTCCGTTTTCTTGAAGCCCTTGTGAAAGTCCTCGATAATGGGATCAAAGATTTCCGCAAATGTTTTGTATGCCTCTGGTTCGGGAGCAACGATTCCAACGGCCGAGTCGTGGTTGCTCAGCCCAGTTTGAATGCAGTCCAGCAGCGAGGAGTTGAAGGATGCTGTCGTTTTCTTCTTTAACTTGTCGAAGAGGTCCTTCTTAAGGTGCTTCTTTAACAGCGACTTGGAGTCGGAGGCGGCCAGTTCCTTGTAGCCCTCCTCCAGCCGCACCAGTGCATCCGAGTCGATGGTCTTCCCTGCCTTGCTTGCCTGCcgacaaaacaataaaaatgtccCAGGACGAAGTGCTTGTAGTCGTAGCATAGTTTCAAAAGAAATTTGGAAATTAAGTAATTTTCATGTGAACATCTTAACTCGATGtcaaaatttacatattttaggAAGCAGCCTCTAGCAGTAACTAGTTAGGtgctgttggtgtttgttCAAACGCTATTTTTGCGTATTTTCTCGCCACTTCGGTTTATTATTGAGATGGCAGCAGTGTGACCACGGAGTTATTGAGACAGTATGCCGTCTGACCATATCGATGGAAAAGAGTGATCGATATATTTCCCTGCAGTCTGGCAGCACCACAACGTTgacaatatttaaaatgttggGCGGGCCACTTCTCATTTTGAATGATCACCTTATCTCTCCTTATCagcaaatataaatacttcAAAAAAAGATAAATCCGCTAATggaattattttcaaatattaaacCTTCTGTTTTGATACCAGACATTTGTATTGGAATGCATTAGTtgagaaaaagaagaaaagcaCCATAGGAGAGTGCCGTAACTAGCCCAGTTAGCGGTTAACAATATGTAAACAATACTCTCAACCAGTTGCGTTGCTGATTTCAACACATATACTCCTACACATAATCTTACACACTCCCGGGCTaaacaaaacggaaacggTGCAGGCCGGAATCACTCATTTGCTGGTTGGAACTCGTAGCGGTCGCACCAATAACTAAAATTTTTCCTCTGATAACGACCAGACGCGTCTTCAAGTGTTTTGTGACCTATAAAAACCACGATAAGAGACTATTGGGTGAGTAAGTGCGAAACCCGTATCGTGCATTGCACCGCTAAATATTTAAGTAAGTGCCAAACCCATATTGTGCATTGCACTGCTCAATATTCTACAAATTTTGCAAGCCTGGCCACATTACATGTCAGCTGTTAtcctctctgtcgctctcccAAGCACTCCAAATTTCTCTCAAATGCCGGCAAATTGCACATTTCCACTTGTTTTTCTCAATTAAGACATTAAATTTGCATCAATTGAATGCATCTACAGTGAAACAACACTTGCACAACTGATAAGCGGCGTGTTAGACAATCAGTTTGTGTGCTAATGGATGTTTTGACATTCTGATAAGGTGAGATTAGACGATtagctatttattttttgcacccCCTTGACGTtaatgtgcatgtgtgtgtgtgtgtgtgctttggttACACTTTTATTGCTGCTAATCAGCATTTAAATAGCTGTACTATGTTTTCGACTTGACGGGTTATGACTGTTTGGTTGCGACACGTTTACGGTTCGACGCACCAGCtgaaaaacaacataaaacaaaGGTTATAAATAAAcgtttttgtctgttttgcaGGTAAACATGACCgccaatggaaatggagcagGTGACATGCTGGGTCCCGGCATCGAGCTCGTTGCCCAACAGAAGCTACAGCCAGAGGCCATAATTTATTCCCGCCTGCAAAAACTGGGAGCCTTTTACAGGGAACAGTTTGGTGCCGAGCCTGACTTCTTTGTTCGTGTGCCAGGACGGTGAGTCCTTTgacatttgtattttaattatttctacAGCTGCTGGCATATATTTGCAGTGTCAACATTATAGGCGAGCATGTGGACTATTGCGGCTACTCTGTGCTCCCCATGGCCGTTACCCAAAGCATCGTGCTGGCAGTGGGCAGTAATCCCACAAAGCATCAATTGCAGCTGCGCAATGTGGATCAGGCCCACTTCCAGAACTTTGATTGTGACTTGAAGAACCTCAGGTTGGTGATTATTGACCCGACGAATAATTGTACACAAACTAATTATATATTTGATACTTCTAGCGTtgaactgccactgcctgggGGTCCAGCATGGTATAAATACTTCATGTGCGGCGTTCGAGGCATTGAGGAGAAGCTGGGCAAGAAATTCAGTCCCATTGGCATGCGCATTGCAGTCGACGGAAATGTGCCTCTGGCCGCTGGTCTGTCCAGTTCCAGTGCCATGGTCAGCTCCTCGGTGCTGGCCACAGCACATGTCCAGGGCATGCAGCTGGATCGCAAGGAGCTGGCATCCATTTCGGCCCAGTGTGAGCAGTACATTGGCACGCATAGCGGCGGCATGGACCAGGCCATTGCCTACTTGGGCCGCGAAGGCTGTGCCCATCACATCGAATTTCATCCCAAGCTCAATGGCACACCGGTGACCCTGCCGTCGGGCAAGTGCTTTGTCGTGGCCAACAGTTTGGCGCAGAAGAACAAGGCTGCCTCGTCGGACTACAATGAGCGTGTGGTGGAGTGCCGCCTGGCAACACGTTGGCTGGCCCGGCACAAGAATCTAAGCAATTGGCAGGACATTATTCGATTCATTGACCTGGAGGAGGCCTGCGGCATGGACAATGAGACGTTTGAGAACCTCATCAAAGAGAAGCTAACCAAATGGGTGTACACCCGAGCCGATATCTGCCAGGAGTGGGGCATTacggagcaggagctggagaccAAATTCCTCACGGCCAACACACAGCACATGCAGGAGTTTAAGCT
Encoded here:
- the LOC117895238 gene encoding protein phosphatase methylesterase 1, with product MSSLQRTMLKGKLPPTIPSGRIGRADSFKKSRIRDYKPGMWNEFFAEKEDVTVDEQRTFRVYRTKKPEKPGPVLLLLHGGGYSALTWAHFCSEVTSMIHCQCLCIDLRGHGDSKVDDEDDLSADTISKDIGDLILKLYPEEVPQLFLVGHSMGGAIAVHFASMSLVPNLIGITVIDVVEGTAMEALASMQSFLRSRPKYFQSIPNAIEWCIRSGQVRNVDSAKVSMPGQIINCTTNQLATNDLPLPDDVLEEAHHNSMFPNPFSISEDEEVSPPGDGEEGSAEGLAAGTDFKKPVTTKEATEAARNYTWRIDLSKSEKYWVGWFSGLSDKFLNLRLPKQLLLASIDGLDRTLTVGQMQGRFQMQVLARCGHAVHEDRPHEVAEVISGYLIRNRFAEAASEFRSHMPSC
- the LOC117895235 gene encoding protein Smaug isoform X1, which encodes MKYSTGTTDIGMSCGIDSNSNSNNALNDMQPTTSTPTQAHSHKEAISTTTPAKTGAAQTTHTNTNTNTIANSNCNSNPNPHQPANALFCEQVTTVTNLFEKWNDCERTVVMYALLKRLRYPSLKFLQYSIDNNLTQNLGTSQTNLSSVVIDINANNPVYLQNLLNAYKTFQPCDVLDGMSSSSSDKDSMPCYGSDFQITTSSQCDERKLYARKEDILHEVLNMLPLLKPGNDEAKLIYMTLIPAAVKDTMQQIVPTELVQQIFSYLLIHPAISSEDRRSLNIWLRHLEDHIQAAAAGLTNRSYFLQPSPQLVAGTSSTGSSSAASSSAASCSSVASSSLSNLGSSLCTTSTTSSSRSSRSNDWQTIAPPSKQQQQQQHKLTGGDWRGSGGSSGSINPLCDNLNGITLNELASSQNSLGLSLDNSSLLVNSVVAGAAAGSMLGIGGTDDHDTSFSKNGTEILDFEPPTLADVGEASGISNLCPQPSSHHLQQQLLQPPPSGPQLPYASILMGNVGDQFGDINRWSLDSKIAALKTRRSNSLTTQTISSCSSSSNSSVITVNDNCSNSTENLAQFANKPRSFSLSIEHQRGAMANSGSDTRLDEFKPGYIKFQTRNVGMSGIGLWLKSLRLHKYIELFKNMTYEEMLMITEDFLQSVGVTKGASHKLALCIDKLKERAHILSRVEQELHTGQMKLSAAVEELTHIVLTPMKPVEAMGPPEENIGHRFLKVIDLVSNAVQADPYCIQDDETMGVFMWILDRSIHNEAFMNHANQLKELKFKLSKLKISMVSKMHHVKTAGVPTGGNINKPRWNGKSRKCDTKNGSNDRINNRKNSNDMLNFSLNCLQHPLPHHQQQQQPPPPPLQQFDYNGYAGPSHQPQYKSSSYPSFMNNPQQQQQQQQPLKSHHHAQQMQQMLQQHNHFPALPQQAAQQTHRRSLNNLILVTGGPQQPQQMIFKPGQGVLTNNNGSNDSLVMDSRSQQPQQQPRKPSLNGLTGNGSVNGGVSSSEQHPKKTMAAVVMVSSSQNQESQQSEQQHTPQILINNNNNNILNNNLINQQQLQLLAAAAAAVGSGSCLCPGPGGGGGNSGACSNNLCLQSSKNNNHTADHCLSQPQRQLISLSMAPHEYKMNDFKSLEQLETLCRQMTEQAMN
- the LOC117894207 gene encoding N-acetylgalactosamine kinase isoform X1, with the protein product MTANGNGAGDMLGPGIELVAQQKLQPEAIIYSRLQKLGAFYREQFGAEPDFFVRVPGRVNIIGEHVDYCGYSVLPMAVTQSIVLAVGSNPTKHQLQLRNVDQAHFQNFDCDLKNLRLVIIDPTNNCTQTNYIFDTSSVELPLPGGPAWYKYFMCGVRGIEEKLGKKFSPIGMRIAVDGNVPLAAGLSSSSAMVSSSVLATAHVQGMQLDRKELASISAQCEQYIGTHSGGMDQAIAYLGREGCAHHIEFHPKLNGTPVTLPSGKCFVVANSLAQKNKAASSDYNERVVECRLATRWLARHKNLSNWQDIIRFIDLEEACGMDNETFENLIKEKLTKWVYTRADICQEWGITEQELETKFLTANTQHMQEFKLRQRALHVIQESGRVAKFRKICEQLAQRGSVEDVKQLGQLMRQSHESLRELYECSHPDVERLIAISEKQNVSARVTGAGWGGCIVAMCDSQEAAAAYIKALKRDYYAQLPPHLLERHQPNDFNEVVFATLPGNGAELFVQ
- the LOC117894207 gene encoding N-acetylgalactosamine kinase isoform X2, coding for MTANGNGAGDMLGPGIELVAQQKLQPEAIIYSRLQKLGAFYREQFGAEPDFFVRVPGRVNIIGEHVDYCGYSVLPMAVTQSIVLAVGSNPTKHQLQLRNVDQAHFQNFDCDLKNLSVELPLPGGPAWYKYFMCGVRGIEEKLGKKFSPIGMRIAVDGNVPLAAGLSSSSAMVSSSVLATAHVQGMQLDRKELASISAQCEQYIGTHSGGMDQAIAYLGREGCAHHIEFHPKLNGTPVTLPSGKCFVVANSLAQKNKAASSDYNERVVECRLATRWLARHKNLSNWQDIIRFIDLEEACGMDNETFENLIKEKLTKWVYTRADICQEWGITEQELETKFLTANTQHMQEFKLRQRALHVIQESGRVAKFRKICEQLAQRGSVEDVKQLGQLMRQSHESLRELYECSHPDVERLIAISEKQNVSARVTGAGWGGCIVAMCDSQEAAAAYIKALKRDYYAQLPPHLLERHQPNDFNEVVFATLPGNGAELFVQ
- the LOC117895240 gene encoding UPF0193 protein EVG1 homolog; translated protein: MSRHRYNNVQLKALPGALKVEQQEQQEDGAQGSTEKLPLWPSERIPPGGAGAFHSTKVKYSKETSELIRLLVKESKMSILMRKQIDESLRNGEPLPLPKPPRPNTNNDPDKETLAILDRARNAKRKNLRQIEASGAYNMSYYRPPTDNRMAGEKAKSQLQFTMAGTHLADPSVKPLRRPREEQLVTEEDIINELLDQINERAMWLTEMESLGQGKKYRQEIRDQISERLHRIQALESKIKMKSTGGYRFVD
- the LOC117895235 gene encoding protein Smaug isoform X2; translated protein: MKYSTGTTDIGMSCGIDSNSNSNNALNDMQPTTSTPTQAHSHKEAISTTTPAKTGAAQTTHTNTNTNTIANSNCNSNPNPHQPANALFCEQVTTVTNLFEKWNDCERTVVMYALLKRLRYPSLKFLQYSIDNNLTQNLGTSQTNLSSVVIDINANNPVYLQNLLNAYKTFQPCDVLDGMSSSSSDKDSMPCYGSDFQITTSSQCDERKLYARKEDILHEVLNMLPLLKPGNDEAKLIYMTLIPAAVKDTMQQIVPTELVQQIFSYLLIHPAISSEDRRSLNIWLRHLEDHIQAAAAGLTNRSYFLQPSPQLVAGTSSTGSSSAASSSAASCSSVASSSLSNLGSSLCTTSTTSSSRSSRSNDWQTIAPPSKQQQQQQHKLTGGDWRGSGGSSGSINPLCDNLNGITLNELASSQNSLGLSLDNSSLLVNSVVAGAAAGSMLGIGGTDDHDTSFSKNGTEILDFEPPTLADVGEASGISNLCPQPSSHHLQQQLLQPPPSGPQLPYASILMGNVGDQFGDINRWSLDSKIAALKTRRSNSLTTQTISSCSSSSNSSVITVNDNCSNSTENLAQFANKPRSFSLSIEHQRGAMANSGSDTRLDEFKPGYIKFQTRNVGMSGIGLWLKSLRLHKYIELFKNMTYEEMLMITEDFLQSVGVTKGASHKLALCIDKLKERAHILSRVEQELHTGQMKLSAAVEELTHIVLTPMKPVEAMGPPEENIGHRFLKVIDLVSNAVQADPYCIQDDETMGVFMWILDRSIHNEAFMNHANQLKELKFKLSKLKISMVSKMHHVKTAGVPTGGNINKPRWNGKSRKCDTKNGSNDRINNRKNSNDMLNFSLNCLQHPLPHHQQQQQPPPPPLQQFDYNGYAGPSHQPQYKSSSYPSFMNNPQQQQQQQQPLKSHHHAQQMQQMLQQHNHFPALPQQAAQQTHRRSLNNLILVTGGPQQPQQMIFKPGQGVLTNNNGSNDSLVMDSRSQQPQQQPRKPSLNGLTGNGSVNGGVSSSEQHPKKTMAAVVMENLAKFDQHFTLF
- the LOC117895239 gene encoding arginine kinase-like, whose translation is MLRLQALRPGTFLLFCRQASKAGKTIDSDALVRLEEGYKELAASDSKSLLKKHLKKDLFDKLKKKTTASFNSSLLDCIQTGLSNHDSAVGIVAPEPEAYKTFAEIFDPIIEDFHKGFKKTDKHPECCFGKCNDFANLDPDNKYILSTRVRCGRSVKNFPFISCLSESAFAELESMISGALNTMSGSYKGSYLPLSGIEKSVQQKLIDQHFLFRDCDRFLKTSGAKRFWPAARGIYFNEDRNFVVWVNEEDHLRIISMEKGGDIGKVYERMIGGVEVLEKHLDFSRDERLGYLTFCPTNLGSTIRASVHIKLPNLSDNPKEFWKLMDKYNLQRRGTRGEHTKVEGGVYDISNKRRVGLTEYEAVKEMYDGIRALIDAENKIFK